CGCCGGCGAAATACCTTGGGCGGCGACGGTATTTTTTGCCAGCGACGATTTGCGGCTGTATTTTTTTTCCGCGCCGGAGTCGCGCCATGGTCAGAATCTGACCGCCAATTCTCGCGTCGCCGTGACGATTCAAGAAGATTACCAAGACTGGCGCGCGATCAAGGGCATTCAATTGGAAGGTCACGTGGAGTTGGTGGATTCGCTGCTGGAGAAAGCTAAAGCGATAGCGATCTACGCGGGCAAATATCCCGACGTGATCAAGCTCTTCACCGACCCGTCCAGCGGCATTTTTCACAAGGCCTTTCTTAAAGTTAAATTTTACTGCGTCACGCCGGAAAAACTTTTCTTCATCGATAACGCTCAAGGCTTTGGCAAACGCCAAGAGCTCACGCTTGGCGAATGA
The nucleotide sequence above comes from Deltaproteobacteria bacterium. Encoded proteins:
- a CDS encoding pyridoxamine 5'-phosphate oxidase yields the protein MSDALKQQVLDYLKGHRTMTLATCAGEIPWAATVFFASDDLRLYFFSAPESRHGQNLTANSRVAVTIQEDYQDWRAIKGIQLEGHVELVDSLLEKAKAIAIYAGKYPDVIKLFTDPSSGIFHKAFLKVKFYCVTPEKLFFIDNAQGFGKRQELTLGE